CGCGGGCCGGAGCATCTATCTTGGCAGCCAACAGCGTTACATCGTAGGACGTCGTTTGGGGTTCGCCCAGGTAAAGGTCCAGACGCTGCCCTTCACTGATGTAGCGGAAAAAAATATCCCACTCCGAACTCATGCTTGGATCGGTGAAAAGCCTTTCCCCCACTCGCCGCAGCGGTCGCAGCGCCGTCAGGTCCGCTTTGACCCGGTAGCTCGCCGGCACGACGAAACCGGGCTCGGGCCGGTCCAGGATGCAGTCGACGCTTTCTCGGGCGAACTGACTGCACAGCTGCCGGTCGGTGCTGGCGCGGCCTATCTGCCGCTCATTGGCCGCTATGTTTATTAACGGCGCATGGGCGAAATCCAAGGTCAAGTGGGTACGCGCTTTGTCTTCCGCCAGGTAGCGTATCTGCAGCTCTGCCCGCATTGCTTCGTCAGGTCCGTGCCGGGGCGTTTCGTCCAGCCGCGCCTTGCCGTCCGCGCCCAGCACGACGACCCAACGCTGCTGCAGGTCCGGCATGATATGGCCGGGCGCGAAGACGGAATTCGTGGGATCCAGCCACCACACCTGGCCGCCTGCCGCGACACGGACGATGGCATGGTCGGGCGCGTACAGGCCCGGGATCAGCAGGCTGGGCGCATAGCTGCCTCGCCGTATCAGCGCGGGTTCGGCGGGGATGCCCGCGGCTCTCAGCATGGCTCCAAGCAGGACGGCGAGGTCTTTGCAGTCGCCATAACCGCGGCTTTCTATTTCGGCCAGCGTGAAGGGAATGTGGCCGCGTTCGCTGTCGCGCCAGTCGCCCAGGTAGCGGTAGTTATCGTAGATGTATTGCATGAACGCCGCTATTTGCTTCGCGGGTGCTTTGCCTCGCGCGGCGGCCACCGCGGCGGCGGCGCGCTCCGGCAGGCGAACCGAAAGAATCTCGTTGTAGCGTGTCGCCAGGGTGGCGAAGTGGTCCTGTACATCGAGCGAGCTGCCCGCTTCCAGACGCGGAAGGCGGCGCGCATAGCCGGCTTCTGA
This genomic interval from Bordetella genomosp. 9 contains the following:
- a CDS encoding DUF3857 domain-containing transglutaminase family protein, giving the protein MHRFPNRCLVLAANLILLAHPAVAALQPAADAPLSGSVEYRCHFNADASSDCETRYRYTILQPAGREILSRIDHSYSEQDSLTVEKAEVTQPGAQSTPLAASNIDTRMAPHPEQGFLSDKQTSLAFPNLKVGTTIRYTLRQHFSPRPANPEFHYVLIWTPKPVRYDRIWAEITAERPIVWRGELLQDYTVTHSAEGRKLVLELKKAPYYINYVNESEAGYARRLPRLEAGSSLDVQDHFATLATRYNEILSVRLPERAAAAVAAARGKAPAKQIAAFMQYIYDNYRYLGDWRDSERGHIPFTLAEIESRGYGDCKDLAVLLGAMLRAAGIPAEPALIRRGSYAPSLLIPGLYAPDHAIVRVAAGGQVWWLDPTNSVFAPGHIMPDLQQRWVVVLGADGKARLDETPRHGPDEAMRAELQIRYLAEDKARTHLTLDFAHAPLINIAANERQIGRASTDRQLCSQFARESVDCILDRPEPGFVVPASYRVKADLTALRPLRRVGERLFTDPSMSSEWDIFFRYISEGQRLDLYLGEPQTTSYDVTLLAAKIDAPARACQVRSKWYDLDLQGEPVAAGYHYRYRLVRKMDWFGHEDIMDPEFRQMIGQARDCTEQLRMAVQLA